Proteins co-encoded in one Malus sylvestris chromosome 9, drMalSylv7.2, whole genome shotgun sequence genomic window:
- the LOC126634025 gene encoding uncharacterized protein LOC126634025, which translates to MKRWSRIQAALALAISMIFSTWPNIAIAEARPLASASASAAASKAAFSTLSQVLKDFEADKKNPNKQIGSSFRRIPPSTSNPTQNRYNPP; encoded by the exons ATGAAGAGGTGGTCTAGAATTCAGGCTGCTTTGGCTCTTGCAATTTCCATGATATTTTCAACATGGCCTAATATTGCAATAGCAGAAGCACGTCCGTtggcttctgcttctgcttctgcagCAGCATCTAAAGCAGCATTTTCAACTTTATCACAGGTTCTTAAAGATTTTGAGGCAgacaagaagaacccaaataaGCAAATAGGCTCAAGCTTTAGAAGGATTCCTCCAAGCACTTCAAATCCCACCCAGAACAG GTATAATCCACCATGA
- the LOC126583283 gene encoding pumilio homolog 23 isoform X2 yields MGGEDKSHKRSRKKMDMGRKHDKQSSSLDANVGRKGSWRGSKHQGDSETQKPLVRKQVDPETMNYFKEIDNLFASNGDDMEERPVVCGNALEEAKGREMELATHYIISHTMQKLLEGCDVDSLCGFLRNCAKDFPSIAMDQSGSHVAESAIKSLSRHLEDNEAYSAIEDTVNAICKVIAKNPGDLMYDRYGSHVLRSFLSLLKGVPLDSSEFHGTKSSSVAEQLNFKASRADTDITPHSVQGFPRLFDFLVSGMFKCIQNNIQTLQVDQYSSLVLQASLQLLAGDEEKLLQLIPILIGCTRDDILEGKSIQTTKVRGILHLMKETAFSHLIEVVLGVAPEVLYNEMFTKVFRNSLFELSSHHCGNFVIQALISQARHKDQMELIWEELGSKFKDLLKTGKSGVIASLIAASQRLHTYEHKCCEALATAVHSSNEDSTCIVPRLLFIDSYFYCEDKSNWNWPAGGRMHVMGSLILQRVFQFQNEFIHPFITSITCLNADNILEIAKDSKGAHVIEAFLSSDASAKLKRRLIMKLRGHFGELSLQSSGSFTVEKCFTVGNISLREAIVTELVAVQNELWNKKHGPHLMRKLDVDGFAARPDQWRSRQESKQSTVNEFISTFGSSETKPSKSGSFLSDDFKNTLRPNKVKQMSEEIAHLQESPAPFLSTSGIKHKPKKTERNSKKFGKFSAAENVSKGKKNKSKKIVTDEGASQSTAKKEKKRHREDVESKSSKKSKA; encoded by the exons ATGGGTGGAGAGGATAAGTCACACAAACGGAGTAGAAAGAAAATGGATATGGGCAGAAAGCATGATAAACAAAGTTCCTCCCTTGATGCCAATGTTGGGAGAAAGGGATCCTGGCGGGGTTCGAAACATCAAGGCGATTCGGAGACACAAAAACCATTGGTTAG GAAACAGGTTGATCCCGAAACCATGAATTACTTCAAGGAAATTGATAACCTTTTCGCGAGTAATGGGGATGATATGGAGGAGCGACCAGTTGTATGTGGTAATGCCCTTGAGGAAGCTAAGGGGAGAGAAATGGAACTGGCAACCCATTATATCATAAGCCATACTATGCAGAAACTCCTTGAGGGCTGTGATGTTGACAGCCTTTGTGGTTTCCTTCGAAACTGTGCGAAGGACTTCCCTTCTATTGCAATGGATCAATCTGGTTCTCATGTAGCTGAGTCTGCCATCAAGTCTTTATCTAGGCATCTTGAGGACAATGAGGCGTATTCTGCTATTGAAGACACTGTAAATGCAATATGCAAG GTGATTGCAAAGAATCCTGGTGATCTGATGTACGATCGCTATGGATCTCATGTTCTCCGaagttttctttctcttcttaaaGGAGTACCATTAGATTCTTCTGAGTTTCACGGGACAAAGTCTTCTTCAGTTGCAGAGCAATTGAACTTCAAGGCATCTCGAGCAGACACAGATATTACACCACATTCTGTACAGGGATTCCCACGTTTATTTGACTTTCTTGTTTCAGGGATGTTCAAGTGTATCCAAAACAACATTCAGACCCTGCAAGTTGATCAGTACAGCAGTTTGGTTCTGCAGGCAT CTTTGCAGTTGTTAGcaggagatgaagaaaagcTGTTGCAATTGATTCCCATTCTTATTGGATGTACTAGGGATGATATTTTAGAAGGAAAATCCATCCAAACGACTAAAGTGAGAGGCATTTTACATCTCATGAAAGAAACAGCATTTAGCCATTTAATTGAG GTTGTTTTGGGAGTGGCTCCCGAAGTCTTGTACAATGAAATGTTCACAAAAGTTTTTAGAAACTCATTATTTGAGCTTTCATCTCATCATTGTGGGAACTTTGTTATTCAAGCCTTAATTTCTCAAGCACGGCATAAAGATCAA ATGGAGTTGATTTGGGAGGAACTTGGTTCGAAATTTAAGGATCTGCTCAAAACGGGAAAATCAGGAGTTATTGCTTCGCTGATTGCTGCAAGTCAAAGGCTGCATACTTATGAGCATAAG TGTTGTGAGGCCCTTGCTACTGCGGTACATTCAAGCAATGAAGACTCTACATGCATTGTTCCCCGATTACTGTTTATTGACAGCTACTTCTACTGTGAAGATAAGTCCAACTGGAATTGGCCAGCCGGTGGTAGAATGCATGTCATGGGTTCTTTGATTCTCCAAAGagtttttcaatttcaaaat GAATTCATACATCCTTTTAttacaagcattacgtgcctcaaTGCTGATAACATACTTGAAATTGCTAAAGATTCCAAAGGTGCTCATGTTATTGAAGCTTTTCTAAGTTCTGATGCTTCTGCAAAACTGAAGCGCCGGTTAATCATGAA GCTTCGTGGACATTTTGGAGAGCTTTCATTGCAATCATCAGGCTCTTTTACTGTTGAAAAGTGTTTTACTGTGGGTAACATCTCACTGAGAGAGGCCATAGTAACTGAGTTGGTAGCTGTGCAAAATGAGCTTTGGAACAAGAAGCATGGCCCTCATCTCATGCGGAAACTAGATGTTGATGG ATTTGCTGCTAGACCTGATCAGTGGAGGTCCAGGCAAGAATCGAAACAATCAACTGTCAATGAATTTATTTCTACATTTGGCTCTAGTGAGACCAAGCCGTCAAAGAGCGGCAGCTTTCTTTCAGACGATTTTAAGAACACATTGCGACCGAATAAAGTAAAGCAAATGAGTGAAGAGATTGCACATCTCCAGGAATCTCCTGCACCATTTCTGAGTACATCAGGCATCAAACACAAACCAAAGAAAACAGAACGGAACAGCAAGAAGTTTGGAAAGTTTTCAGCAGCCGAGAATGTTTctaaaggaaagaaaaacaagtcgAAGAAAATAGTCACAGATGAGGGAGCATCCCAATCCACTGccaagaaagagaagaaacgGCACAGAGAGGATGTTGAGTCAAAATCCTCCAAGAAGTCTAAAGCATGA
- the LOC126583283 gene encoding pumilio homolog 23 isoform X1, whose amino-acid sequence MGGEDKSHKRSRKKMDMGRKHDKQSSSLDANVGRKGSWRGSKHQGDSETQKPLVRKQVDPETMNYFKEIDNLFASNGDDMEERPVVCGNALEEAKGREMELATHYIISHTMQKLLEGCDVDSLCGFLRNCAKDFPSIAMDQSGSHVAESAIKSLSRHLEDNEAYSAIEDTVNAICKVIAKNPGDLMYDRYGSHVLRSFLSLLKGVPLDSSEFHGTKSSSVAEQLNFKASRADTDITPHSVQGFPRLFDFLVSGMFKCIQNNIQTLQVDQYSSLVLQTALQLLAGDEEKLLQLIPILIGCTRDDILEGKSIQTTKVRGILHLMKETAFSHLIEVVLGVAPEVLYNEMFTKVFRNSLFELSSHHCGNFVIQALISQARHKDQMELIWEELGSKFKDLLKTGKSGVIASLIAASQRLHTYEHKCCEALATAVHSSNEDSTCIVPRLLFIDSYFYCEDKSNWNWPAGGRMHVMGSLILQRVFQFQNEFIHPFITSITCLNADNILEIAKDSKGAHVIEAFLSSDASAKLKRRLIMKLRGHFGELSLQSSGSFTVEKCFTVGNISLREAIVTELVAVQNELWNKKHGPHLMRKLDVDGFAARPDQWRSRQESKQSTVNEFISTFGSSETKPSKSGSFLSDDFKNTLRPNKVKQMSEEIAHLQESPAPFLSTSGIKHKPKKTERNSKKFGKFSAAENVSKGKKNKSKKIVTDEGASQSTAKKEKKRHREDVESKSSKKSKA is encoded by the exons ATGGGTGGAGAGGATAAGTCACACAAACGGAGTAGAAAGAAAATGGATATGGGCAGAAAGCATGATAAACAAAGTTCCTCCCTTGATGCCAATGTTGGGAGAAAGGGATCCTGGCGGGGTTCGAAACATCAAGGCGATTCGGAGACACAAAAACCATTGGTTAG GAAACAGGTTGATCCCGAAACCATGAATTACTTCAAGGAAATTGATAACCTTTTCGCGAGTAATGGGGATGATATGGAGGAGCGACCAGTTGTATGTGGTAATGCCCTTGAGGAAGCTAAGGGGAGAGAAATGGAACTGGCAACCCATTATATCATAAGCCATACTATGCAGAAACTCCTTGAGGGCTGTGATGTTGACAGCCTTTGTGGTTTCCTTCGAAACTGTGCGAAGGACTTCCCTTCTATTGCAATGGATCAATCTGGTTCTCATGTAGCTGAGTCTGCCATCAAGTCTTTATCTAGGCATCTTGAGGACAATGAGGCGTATTCTGCTATTGAAGACACTGTAAATGCAATATGCAAG GTGATTGCAAAGAATCCTGGTGATCTGATGTACGATCGCTATGGATCTCATGTTCTCCGaagttttctttctcttcttaaaGGAGTACCATTAGATTCTTCTGAGTTTCACGGGACAAAGTCTTCTTCAGTTGCAGAGCAATTGAACTTCAAGGCATCTCGAGCAGACACAGATATTACACCACATTCTGTACAGGGATTCCCACGTTTATTTGACTTTCTTGTTTCAGGGATGTTCAAGTGTATCCAAAACAACATTCAGACCCTGCAAGTTGATCAGTACAGCAGTTTGGTTCTGCAG ACAGCTTTGCAGTTGTTAGcaggagatgaagaaaagcTGTTGCAATTGATTCCCATTCTTATTGGATGTACTAGGGATGATATTTTAGAAGGAAAATCCATCCAAACGACTAAAGTGAGAGGCATTTTACATCTCATGAAAGAAACAGCATTTAGCCATTTAATTGAG GTTGTTTTGGGAGTGGCTCCCGAAGTCTTGTACAATGAAATGTTCACAAAAGTTTTTAGAAACTCATTATTTGAGCTTTCATCTCATCATTGTGGGAACTTTGTTATTCAAGCCTTAATTTCTCAAGCACGGCATAAAGATCAA ATGGAGTTGATTTGGGAGGAACTTGGTTCGAAATTTAAGGATCTGCTCAAAACGGGAAAATCAGGAGTTATTGCTTCGCTGATTGCTGCAAGTCAAAGGCTGCATACTTATGAGCATAAG TGTTGTGAGGCCCTTGCTACTGCGGTACATTCAAGCAATGAAGACTCTACATGCATTGTTCCCCGATTACTGTTTATTGACAGCTACTTCTACTGTGAAGATAAGTCCAACTGGAATTGGCCAGCCGGTGGTAGAATGCATGTCATGGGTTCTTTGATTCTCCAAAGagtttttcaatttcaaaat GAATTCATACATCCTTTTAttacaagcattacgtgcctcaaTGCTGATAACATACTTGAAATTGCTAAAGATTCCAAAGGTGCTCATGTTATTGAAGCTTTTCTAAGTTCTGATGCTTCTGCAAAACTGAAGCGCCGGTTAATCATGAA GCTTCGTGGACATTTTGGAGAGCTTTCATTGCAATCATCAGGCTCTTTTACTGTTGAAAAGTGTTTTACTGTGGGTAACATCTCACTGAGAGAGGCCATAGTAACTGAGTTGGTAGCTGTGCAAAATGAGCTTTGGAACAAGAAGCATGGCCCTCATCTCATGCGGAAACTAGATGTTGATGG ATTTGCTGCTAGACCTGATCAGTGGAGGTCCAGGCAAGAATCGAAACAATCAACTGTCAATGAATTTATTTCTACATTTGGCTCTAGTGAGACCAAGCCGTCAAAGAGCGGCAGCTTTCTTTCAGACGATTTTAAGAACACATTGCGACCGAATAAAGTAAAGCAAATGAGTGAAGAGATTGCACATCTCCAGGAATCTCCTGCACCATTTCTGAGTACATCAGGCATCAAACACAAACCAAAGAAAACAGAACGGAACAGCAAGAAGTTTGGAAAGTTTTCAGCAGCCGAGAATGTTTctaaaggaaagaaaaacaagtcgAAGAAAATAGTCACAGATGAGGGAGCATCCCAATCCACTGccaagaaagagaagaaacgGCACAGAGAGGATGTTGAGTCAAAATCCTCCAAGAAGTCTAAAGCATGA
- the LOC126583896 gene encoding LOW QUALITY PROTEIN: probable ethylene response sensor 1 (The sequence of the model RefSeq protein was modified relative to this genomic sequence to represent the inferred CDS: inserted 2 bases in 2 codons; deleted 1 base in 1 codon), whose translation MESCDCIDAQWPPDELLVKYQYISDVFIALAYFSIPLELIYFVQKSAFFPYIWVLVQFGAFIVLCGATHFINVWTFSMHTKTVAIFMIVAKVSCAVVSCATALMLVHIISDLLSVKKRELXAEELDKEMGLMLTQEETGRHVRMLTHEIRSTLDRHTILKTTLVELGRTLGLQECALWMPSRTGMNLQLSHTLNYHIQAGSSVSMDLPVVNEVFNSSRAIRIPYXCPLARIRPLVGRYVPPEVVALRVPLLNLSNFQINDWPDVSAKSYAIMVLILPTDGTRKWREHELELVDVVADQVAVALSHAAILEESMRARKQLTEQNNALDLAWREAEMAIHARDDFLAVMNHEMRTPMHAIIALSSLLLETELTPEERLMIETALKSSNLLETLVNDVLDLSRLEDDSLELDTERFNLHGVFREVMNLVQPVASVKKLSMTLIQSPDLPVYAVGDENRLLQTILNVAGNAVKFTKQGYISITASVTKSESSRDWQPPEFYPASTDGYFYLRVQVKDSGCGVLPEDIPHLFTKFSQPRNGSNQINNGAGLGLAICKRFVNTMGGHIWIESEGIDKGSIVAFIVQLGICDNHSDTTAHQVQIAT comes from the exons ATGGAGTCCTGTGATTGCATAGACGCGCAATGGCCCCCAGATGAGCTGCTGGTGAAATATCAGTACATCTCTGATGTGTTCATTGCCCTTGCCTATTTCTCCATTCCCTTGGAGCTTATATATTTTGTGCAGAAATCCGCTTTCTTTCCGTACATATGGGTGCTTGTGCAGTTCGGTGCCTTCATTGTTCTTTGTGGAGCAACCCATTTCATAAATGTTTGGACTTTCTCTATGCACACCAAAACTGTTGCCATATTCATGATTGTTGCCAAGGTTTCGTGTGCCGTTGTATCGTGTGCTACCGCTCTAATGCTCGTTCACATTATCTCGGATTTGCTAAGCGTCAAGAAACGGGAGC TCGCTGAAGAGCTTGACAAGGAGATGGGGCTTATGCTCACTCAGGAAGAAACAGGAAGGCATGTTAGGATGCTGACTCATGAAATTCGAAGCACGTTGGATAGGCACACTATATTGAAAACTACCCTTGTTGAGTTGGGTAGAACTCTAGGCCTCCAGGAATGCGCGTTATGGATGCCGTCCAGAACTGGTATGAACCTACAGCTTTCTCACACTCTGAACTACCATATACAGGCTGGTTCATCTGTGTCAATGGACCTTCCTGTTGTCAACGAAGTCTTCAATAGTTCTCGGGCAATTCGTATACCAT ACTGCCCACTGGCAAGAATCAGACCGCTTGTGGGAAGATATGTACCACCTGAGGTTGTTGCTCTGCGGGTGCCCCTTTTAaatctttcaaattttcaaatcaatGACTGGCCGGATGTCTCTGCCAAAAGCTACGCAATCATGGTTTTGATTCTTCCCACGGATGGCACCAGAAAGTGGCGAGAACATGAACTGGAGCTGGTTGATGTTGTGGCAGATCAGGTAGCTGTTGCTCTTTCACATGCTGCTATTCTGGAAGAGTCTATGCGAGCCCGTAAACAGCTCACGGAGCAGAACAATGCTTTAGATTTAGCTTGGAGAGAAGCAGAGATGGCAATCCATGCCCGCGATGATTTCCTTGCTGTCATGAACCATGAAATGAGGACACCAATGCATGCAATCATTGCATTGTCTTCTCTTCTGTTAGAGACGGAACTGACTCCGGAAGAAAGGCTTATGATAGAGACAGCACTAAAGAGTAGCAACCTT TTGGAAACACTTGTTAATGATGTGTTAGATCTTTCTAGACTTGAAGATGATAGCCTAGAATTAGACACTGAAAGATTTAACCTCCATGGAGTTTTCAGAGAGGTAATGAATTTGGTACAGCCCGTCGCATCTGTGAAGAAGTTGTCTATGACTTTGATTCAATCCCCAGACTTACCTGTGTATGCCGTTGGAGATGAGAATCGGCTGTTGCAAACTATTCTCAACGTTGCCGGTAATGCTGTGAAGTTCACAAAGCAGGGCTATATTTCAATTACAGCATCTGTTACGAAATCAGAATCTTCAAGAGACTGGCAACCACCGGAGTTTTATCCAGCGTCAACTGATGGTTACTTCTACCTACGAGTTCAGGTTAAGGATTCTGGCTGTGGGGTTCTCCCAGAAGATATTCCTCATCTTTTCACCAAGTTTTCTCAGCCCCGAAATGGATCCAATCAAATAAACAACGGTGCAGGACTTGGACTTGCCATTTGCAAACGGTTTGTAAACACCATGGGAGGTCATATTTGGATTGAAAGCGAGGGTATCGACAAAGGGAGTATCGTTGCATTCATCGTCCAACTAGGGATATGCGACAATCATAGTGATACAACAGCACACCAGGTCCAGATAGCCACTTAA